A window from Opitutia bacterium ISCC 52 encodes these proteins:
- a CDS encoding GNAT family N-acetyltransferase: protein MEVIRYGDPAILWEKLRPQLLEQEGANNLIVGILKSISENKDQQSDEHLWVTVEDGGKIELAGWRTPPFDYGLWSPKIETTQALQCFINFLETEGMDIVGAVGKPALVESYTALAMPRFGLENTFTMNQGIYECRKVDPTLLGPGTIRPVTMDEIEKLTDWMIAFHIESLNQEPLRSEARDKLKTDTEQDLYYFYEEDGQVLSTLATARPMVNGISVNMVYTPPEYRKRGYATSGVAQLTRKLLDDGWKFTALFTDLDNPTSNSIYQKIGYRLIGESKHVQLRPRTS, encoded by the coding sequence ATGGAAGTTATCCGATATGGCGACCCAGCGATATTGTGGGAGAAACTTCGTCCTCAGCTCCTGGAACAGGAAGGAGCCAACAATCTGATTGTTGGTATCCTCAAATCGATTTCGGAAAATAAAGATCAACAGTCGGACGAACACCTGTGGGTCACAGTTGAGGATGGCGGGAAGATTGAACTAGCTGGCTGGCGCACCCCACCCTTTGATTACGGACTCTGGTCTCCCAAAATCGAAACAACCCAGGCGCTACAATGTTTCATCAATTTTTTGGAGACAGAAGGCATGGACATTGTCGGCGCTGTAGGTAAACCCGCGCTTGTTGAATCCTATACGGCTTTGGCCATGCCACGCTTCGGACTGGAAAACACCTTCACCATGAACCAGGGCATCTATGAATGCCGGAAGGTTGATCCGACATTGCTGGGACCAGGAACCATACGTCCGGTTACCATGGATGAAATTGAAAAGCTTACTGATTGGATGATTGCTTTTCACATTGAGTCGCTCAATCAAGAGCCCCTGCGTTCCGAAGCTCGAGACAAGCTGAAAACCGATACTGAACAGGATCTCTATTATTTCTACGAGGAAGACGGACAAGTTCTATCCACCCTGGCAACCGCTCGCCCCATGGTGAATGGAATCTCTGTCAATATGGTCTACACACCTCCAGAGTACCGAAAAAGAGGATACGCAACGAGTGGTGTCGCGCAATTGACCCGGAAGCTATTGGACGATGGCTGGAAATTTACCGCCCTGTTCACTGACCTGGACAATCCGACCTCAAACAGCATCTACCAAAAGATCGGCTACCGGTTGATCGGTGAGTCGAAACATGTACAGCTGAGGCCGCGGACATCCTAG
- a CDS encoding cytidylate kinase-like family protein, which produces MTRKLNHGIHLRLVAGKETRIKRSADYYRISRDEAAEFIEHEDKARSVWVRENFGENINDPSCYDLCINTDRISVSDAAHMIVEEMKRKFPVPAEH; this is translated from the coding sequence GTGACAAGAAAATTGAATCATGGGATCCATCTGAGATTGGTAGCAGGTAAGGAGACGCGAATTAAACGTTCTGCTGACTACTACCGGATTAGCCGTGATGAAGCTGCTGAGTTTATTGAGCATGAAGATAAAGCTCGAAGCGTTTGGGTGCGTGAGAACTTTGGAGAGAATATAAACGATCCCAGTTGTTACGATCTATGTATCAATACGGATCGGATTTCTGTCAGCGATGCGGCCCATATGATCGTGGAAGAAATGAAACGGAAATTTCCGGTACCTGCGGAACATTGA
- a CDS encoding galactose mutarotase, with product MFRRLLSFSILAVCVSAYWGCTKLGTVTEEAWGTLPTGEAVTLYTLTNPSGMEVKITNYGGIIVSLATPDREGELEDLVLGYHTLDEYVERNPLFGAIVGLYANRVETGLVELDGEQVQLFVRELPGQVPVHTHGGSVGLDEVVWTATTGRKQKAVYLNLQYLHPDGQDGYPGPVHVSVTYGLTNDNSLVVYYEASTEKTTVLNLTNHSYFNLIGGGIGNVRNHVVQLYSDELTEVKPGLIPNGNFIPVKDTPFDFNMPKRIGLEIDDSNEQLRLGRGYDHNYVLRKSDQKGAELFATVYEPTSGRIMEVFTDQPGVQFYTANGMRGITGKYGVEYGPRSGFCFETQHYPNSPNHPHFPSTVLRPGEIFKSTTAFTFSAE from the coding sequence ATGTTTAGGCGGCTGTTGAGTTTCAGTATTTTGGCAGTATGCGTATCAGCCTACTGGGGTTGCACTAAGCTCGGTACGGTGACTGAAGAAGCGTGGGGAACCCTGCCAACCGGAGAGGCCGTGACTCTCTACACACTGACCAATCCCAGTGGGATGGAAGTGAAGATCACTAATTATGGCGGGATCATCGTGTCCTTGGCCACCCCGGATCGGGAAGGTGAACTTGAAGATTTGGTACTAGGGTATCATACCCTCGATGAATATGTGGAGCGCAACCCGCTCTTCGGGGCGATCGTTGGGCTGTATGCCAATCGAGTGGAAACCGGACTGGTTGAGTTGGATGGAGAACAAGTTCAGCTTTTCGTACGTGAGCTACCTGGACAGGTTCCAGTCCATACGCACGGTGGATCCGTGGGCTTGGACGAGGTAGTTTGGACGGCGACGACTGGGAGAAAGCAAAAGGCGGTTTATTTGAATCTCCAATACTTGCACCCAGATGGACAGGATGGTTATCCCGGGCCTGTGCATGTCTCAGTCACCTATGGTTTAACAAATGACAACAGTTTGGTCGTTTACTATGAGGCATCGACCGAGAAAACGACGGTCCTGAATCTGACCAATCACTCCTACTTCAACTTGATAGGCGGTGGTATCGGCAATGTTAGAAACCATGTGGTTCAGCTCTATTCCGACGAACTGACGGAAGTTAAGCCAGGTCTTATACCCAACGGCAATTTTATCCCTGTGAAGGATACTCCCTTTGACTTCAATATGCCCAAGCGAATCGGTCTGGAAATCGACGACAGTAACGAGCAACTTCGCCTGGGCCGAGGGTATGATCATAATTATGTGCTGCGTAAATCAGATCAAAAAGGAGCGGAACTTTTTGCCACGGTTTATGAACCTACAAGCGGTCGAATAATGGAAGTGTTTACCGATCAACCGGGAGTGCAGTTTTATACTGCGAATGGCATGCGAGGCATCACCGGAAAGTATGGAGTCGAGTATGGACCGCGGAGTGGATTCTGCTTTGAGACACAACATTATCCAAACTCGCCTAATCATCCTCATTTTCCGAGCACGGTTCTTCGCCCAGGTGAAATCTTCAAATCGACCACCGCCTTTACCTTTAGCGCGGAGTAA
- a CDS encoding carbon starvation protein A — MFTLAIAIGALVLYLIAYNTYGKWLARKIFKLDPEATVPSVALNDDKDYVPTDRGIIFGHHFTSIAGTGPIVGPALAVIWGWVPALLWVLFGSILIGAVHDFGSLVVSMRNRGQTVGDIAGRILTKRTRLLFLSILFMALTIVLAIFGLVIANVFDLYPSAIFPCLVQIPLAIIIGVSLHRKGVNILVPSIIALAVMYVSIIFSDWGIFHAVNYTLGGEPGALNDGISLFAWVLILLIYSYIASVLPVWTLLQPRDFINSLQLLSALALVVLGLAVAAIIGGTPVSEEAGRTSLEIVAPAFRWAPEGAPWIFPFLFITIACGAISGFHCLVSSGTSSKQVKCETDAQFVGYGSMLTEGFLATLVILACVAGLGLGAATVGGEVLTGSAAYEARYASWMTAQGLGAKIGAFIEGSANFLQALGLSAAFAVALMGVFVASFAATTLDTACRLQRYVIQELASTFVPKSESGELQATGMNPFGWLTNKHGATIFAIILAGFIAAIPLPGSPWGWESAGKGGLILWPLFGATNQLLGGLAFLVITFWMWRRNLPVFFVAIPTIFMLILPGIAMGIELFKPTGWIAQSQWHLVFIGLATVALEIWMIAEAFIAWPKAKGVLEPSLPPLPGAIVSEPQTEGGRSC; from the coding sequence GATTGCCGGCACGGGTCCGATTGTGGGTCCTGCTCTTGCCGTGATCTGGGGATGGGTTCCTGCACTTCTATGGGTTCTCTTCGGTTCTATATTAATAGGAGCTGTGCACGACTTTGGAAGTCTTGTCGTATCCATGCGAAATCGCGGCCAAACGGTAGGCGATATCGCCGGACGCATCTTAACCAAACGCACCCGTCTCCTTTTCCTCTCCATCCTCTTTATGGCGCTGACGATTGTATTGGCCATCTTCGGCCTGGTTATCGCCAATGTGTTCGATCTCTACCCGTCCGCCATTTTTCCCTGCCTCGTCCAAATTCCTCTAGCCATCATTATCGGCGTTTCCCTTCACCGCAAAGGCGTCAACATCCTGGTCCCTTCCATCATCGCTCTCGCGGTGATGTATGTCTCTATTATCTTTAGCGATTGGGGAATCTTCCATGCTGTGAATTATACATTGGGTGGAGAGCCTGGTGCGTTGAATGACGGCATCAGCCTGTTTGCCTGGGTACTCATACTCTTGATTTATTCCTACATCGCGTCGGTCCTGCCGGTCTGGACCTTATTACAACCGAGGGATTTCATTAACTCGCTTCAATTACTCTCAGCGCTGGCACTGGTTGTTCTCGGCCTGGCCGTAGCAGCCATCATTGGCGGAACTCCCGTTTCGGAAGAGGCAGGGCGAACCAGTCTCGAAATCGTGGCTCCGGCATTTCGCTGGGCACCCGAGGGCGCTCCCTGGATTTTCCCCTTTCTATTTATAACCATCGCCTGCGGAGCCATCAGTGGGTTCCACTGCCTGGTCTCATCGGGCACTTCTTCCAAACAGGTGAAATGCGAAACCGATGCTCAATTCGTAGGTTACGGATCCATGCTCACTGAAGGATTCCTGGCGACCCTGGTCATTCTTGCTTGTGTCGCAGGACTTGGATTGGGTGCAGCTACCGTAGGTGGTGAAGTACTCACAGGAAGTGCCGCCTATGAAGCGCGCTACGCTTCCTGGATGACGGCTCAGGGACTAGGAGCAAAGATCGGTGCCTTTATCGAAGGCTCCGCAAACTTTCTTCAGGCCCTCGGATTGTCAGCCGCATTCGCCGTTGCCCTGATGGGTGTTTTCGTGGCATCCTTTGCAGCAACCACTTTAGATACAGCCTGCCGTTTACAGCGCTATGTTATTCAAGAGCTCGCTTCCACCTTTGTTCCCAAATCCGAAAGCGGAGAATTGCAAGCAACTGGCATGAATCCATTTGGTTGGCTCACCAATAAACACGGGGCCACCATCTTCGCCATCATCCTGGCCGGCTTTATTGCAGCCATTCCGCTACCCGGTTCACCCTGGGGTTGGGAGTCAGCAGGCAAAGGCGGGCTCATCCTCTGGCCGTTGTTTGGAGCCACCAATCAGTTACTAGGTGGATTAGCATTTCTCGTGATCACTTTCTGGATGTGGCGCCGCAACCTTCCGGTCTTCTTTGTAGCAATACCCACGATCTTTATGCTCATACTTCCGGGTATTGCCATGGGGATTGAACTCTTCAAACCAACCGGCTGGATCGCACAAAGTCAGTGGCATTTAGTTTTCATTGGACTAGCCACTGTGGCCCTTGAAATCTGGATGATTGCAGAAGCCTTCATCGCCTGGCCCAAAGCGAAAGGTGTCCTCGAGCCTTCCCTTCCTCCTCTTCCAGGTGCCATTGTTAGCGAACCGCAAACCGAAGGTGGTCGTTCCTGTTGA
- a CDS encoding adenosine deaminase family protein yields MPYTADPEFESFIRDLPKTETHLHMEGACPYELLKAMDPVKYANPPAFWADDFRYESFDQFMGWYVEYCLAFFNSAQRYHEAMKIVLGNCVAQGCRYVETSFHLPVVLGMEDSGPTLIDAVRSAAPQGLELRIFAGMSHDDYKDAGAELIEECLTWKGLDGIDLHGQEYLPLEPWTADVWQRARAAGKFTKAHAGEFMPASFVDKVLDEIGAERIQHGVRSVEDPSTVQRLVDDQIALDVCPISNLKLAVQGVTTMADHPIRQLFDAGVKVTINSDDPFFFGNRLSEEYYALNQDLGFSKEELTQIAGNGFDIALVDESIRQRLKDELADYCAG; encoded by the coding sequence ATGCCTTACACCGCCGATCCTGAGTTTGAATCATTCATTCGAGATCTCCCCAAAACGGAGACGCATTTGCACATGGAAGGGGCCTGCCCTTACGAATTATTGAAAGCCATGGATCCGGTGAAATACGCAAATCCACCCGCGTTCTGGGCGGACGATTTTCGCTACGAGAGTTTTGACCAATTCATGGGATGGTATGTGGAATACTGCTTGGCCTTTTTTAATTCTGCCCAGCGTTACCATGAAGCAATGAAGATCGTGCTGGGCAACTGTGTCGCCCAAGGCTGTCGCTACGTGGAGACCAGTTTTCATTTGCCGGTGGTATTGGGAATGGAAGATTCGGGGCCTACCTTGATTGATGCTGTTCGCAGTGCTGCGCCGCAAGGATTGGAACTGAGGATTTTTGCCGGTATGAGTCATGATGATTACAAAGATGCTGGTGCAGAGCTCATTGAAGAATGCCTGACCTGGAAGGGGCTGGATGGCATTGATCTGCATGGTCAGGAGTATCTTCCTCTGGAGCCTTGGACCGCCGATGTTTGGCAACGTGCGCGTGCTGCGGGGAAATTTACCAAAGCGCATGCAGGGGAGTTTATGCCCGCCTCATTTGTCGATAAAGTGCTGGATGAAATTGGTGCCGAACGGATTCAACACGGAGTTCGTTCCGTGGAGGATCCTTCTACGGTTCAACGTTTGGTCGATGACCAAATCGCATTAGACGTTTGCCCCATCAGTAACCTCAAGCTCGCTGTCCAGGGTGTAACCACCATGGCTGATCACCCCATTCGCCAACTCTTTGACGCCGGTGTGAAAGTGACCATCAACTCCGATGATCCTTTCTTCTTTGGCAATCGCTTGAGTGAAGAGTACTACGCGCTCAATCAAGATTTGGGTTTTTCCAAAGAGGAGCTTACCCAGATTGCTGGTAATGGTTTTGATATTGCCCTTGTTGATGAAAGTATTCGGCAGCGGCTGAAGGACGAGTTGGCGGACTATTGTGCAGGTTGA
- a CDS encoding phosphoribosylaminoimidazolecarboxamide formyltransferase, protein MIELRYGANPHQQTKPVSFTSGEPLKLLNGAPSFINLLDAITAWQLVRELRQATGLPSAASYKHVSPAGAAVAKEIDDEFKESQFLKHTDFSPLASAYVRARGGDRMCSFGDAAAVSDVVDVSLAQFLKTEVCDLLIAPGYEPEALEILKQKKKGNFLIFEIDPDYDPDPMEMRELFGIQLSQERNHKIITRDDLTNIVSRNTDIPESAYQTLLVAAITLKYTQSNSISLAYDGQIVGLGAGQQSRIHCTRLACDKAEKWFLQRHPKVRNLHFQDKLPKVVKTNLIDQYLLWDSLSAREEAMMLESFTERPEPISKQERAEWINTFSGITLGSDAFIPFRDNIDRASRTNVQYVVETGGSLRSDDVAQATDEYGMVHIHTGIRTFLH, encoded by the coding sequence ATGATCGAACTCCGCTACGGTGCCAATCCACACCAACAAACCAAACCCGTTTCATTCACTTCAGGTGAGCCATTAAAACTACTCAATGGTGCTCCTTCTTTCATAAACTTGCTCGATGCAATTACTGCCTGGCAGTTGGTTCGCGAGCTGCGCCAAGCAACCGGACTTCCCAGTGCTGCTTCCTACAAACATGTGAGTCCAGCTGGGGCGGCTGTGGCCAAGGAGATCGACGATGAGTTCAAGGAATCCCAGTTTCTCAAGCATACCGATTTCTCCCCACTCGCCAGTGCCTACGTTCGAGCTCGCGGAGGCGATCGCATGTGCTCGTTTGGCGATGCCGCCGCAGTCAGTGATGTGGTGGATGTAAGCTTGGCACAGTTCCTAAAGACGGAAGTCTGCGACCTACTAATTGCGCCAGGCTACGAGCCTGAAGCGTTGGAGATCCTCAAGCAAAAGAAAAAAGGCAACTTCCTCATTTTCGAAATCGATCCTGACTACGATCCGGATCCCATGGAGATGCGCGAATTGTTTGGCATTCAGCTGTCCCAGGAACGAAATCACAAAATCATTACCCGAGACGACCTGACGAATATTGTTTCACGCAACACGGACATTCCAGAGAGTGCCTACCAAACGCTCCTCGTCGCAGCCATCACTTTAAAATACACCCAGTCGAATTCCATTTCCTTGGCCTATGATGGACAAATCGTTGGGCTAGGAGCCGGACAACAGTCACGTATCCACTGCACACGTCTCGCTTGCGACAAGGCAGAAAAATGGTTTCTGCAACGTCACCCGAAGGTTCGTAATCTTCACTTTCAGGACAAGCTCCCCAAAGTCGTTAAGACCAACCTGATCGATCAATACCTGCTGTGGGATTCGTTGAGCGCTCGCGAGGAAGCCATGATGCTTGAAAGCTTCACCGAACGCCCGGAACCGATCTCCAAACAAGAACGCGCCGAGTGGATCAATACCTTCTCTGGCATCACGCTCGGCTCTGACGCCTTTATTCCTTTCCGCGACAACATCGACCGGGCCAGCCGAACCAATGTTCAGTATGTCGTAGAAACAGGCGGAAGCCTTCGTTCTGATGATGTAGCACAGGCCACCGATGAATACGGGATGGTTCATATTCACACTGGCATACGTACTTTCCTTCACTAG
- a CDS encoding MFS transporter yields the protein MKKPEGRFWQPNFPHAPDRWPFFYGWVIVIVGTLGILCSIPGQTMGVSVFTDVLIEKLGLTRMQLSIAYLAGTTMSGFLLPKGGRAFDLYGSRRTAFVVSLLLGGVLIFFSYSDYVTVGAQRLVGSSNWIIAFAIILLGFFALRFTAQGMITMASQAMIGKWFHERRGLIMAISGVFVSVAFSMTPLVFNWMIEQFTWRGAWLVMAGILIFGLSSVCYIFYRDNPEESGLEMDGPLKGTGAKTTHPDNVIVRDFTRNEAVRTVGFWAFASAFIWWALFGTGYTFHVVAISGELGMEKSTLLYLFFPASIASMIANFLIGYVSDYIRIKYVLMAMCLGMLLVPAGLLLMPETLGFGLFIVGMGITNGAFANLSGNIWPRFFGRTHLGAIHGFNASVTVIGSGIGPALFTTFKDYGAGFNGMFWMGLTVPFLVLLLSLFADNPQRKLAENS from the coding sequence ATGAAAAAACCGGAAGGCAGATTCTGGCAGCCGAATTTCCCTCATGCTCCCGATCGCTGGCCATTCTTTTATGGGTGGGTGATCGTGATCGTAGGAACCCTTGGCATTCTCTGCAGCATTCCTGGGCAGACGATGGGTGTGAGTGTCTTCACGGATGTATTAATTGAGAAGTTGGGATTAACGCGGATGCAACTAAGTATTGCTTACCTGGCTGGCACTACCATGAGTGGTTTTCTTCTGCCCAAAGGGGGTCGAGCATTTGACCTGTATGGAAGTCGGAGAACGGCCTTTGTGGTTTCTTTGTTGTTGGGCGGTGTGCTTATCTTTTTCAGCTATTCTGATTATGTGACTGTGGGTGCCCAACGTTTGGTCGGAAGCTCGAACTGGATCATTGCCTTCGCCATCATTCTGCTGGGGTTTTTTGCGCTTCGGTTTACAGCCCAAGGAATGATCACCATGGCGTCCCAGGCAATGATTGGGAAGTGGTTTCACGAACGGCGAGGCCTGATTATGGCTATCAGTGGCGTGTTTGTAAGCGTGGCTTTCTCCATGACCCCTTTGGTGTTCAACTGGATGATTGAACAGTTCACCTGGAGGGGTGCCTGGTTGGTGATGGCGGGGATCCTGATCTTTGGGCTTAGTTCGGTTTGTTACATTTTTTATCGAGACAATCCGGAAGAGAGTGGACTGGAGATGGACGGTCCGCTTAAAGGCACGGGTGCCAAAACAACGCATCCCGACAATGTCATCGTGCGTGACTTTACCCGCAATGAAGCGGTTCGCACCGTGGGCTTCTGGGCCTTTGCCAGTGCCTTCATCTGGTGGGCCCTATTTGGCACGGGATATACTTTTCACGTAGTAGCGATCTCCGGAGAATTGGGTATGGAAAAGTCGACTCTGCTTTACCTGTTCTTTCCAGCATCTATCGCGAGTATGATCGCCAACTTCCTGATCGGCTACGTCAGCGACTACATCCGTATTAAATACGTGCTGATGGCTATGTGCCTGGGGATGCTGCTGGTTCCGGCCGGACTTTTGCTCATGCCAGAAACACTTGGGTTCGGACTTTTTATTGTGGGGATGGGAATCACCAATGGGGCTTTCGCCAACTTGAGTGGAAACATCTGGCCTCGCTTTTTTGGGCGCACTCACTTGGGAGCCATCCATGGGTTCAATGCATCCGTCACGGTGATTGGCAGTGGAATCGGTCCTGCTCTGTTTACGACCTTCAAAGATTATGGAGCGGGGTTCAACGGTATGTTCTGGATGGGATTGACTGTTCCGTTCCTTGTGCTGCTTTTGAGTCTCTTCGCCGACAATCCCCAGCGGAAGTTGGCAGAGAACAGCTGA
- a CDS encoding putative 4-mercaptohistidine N1-methyltransferase has translation MSQTPFYETDKAVAEYLLFHYGSSEEILPYPGGPTNALHYPVRCIVECFDSALLPSNARGLDLGCAVGRSSFEMARICGSVLGIDYSHRFIEAADRLKNDGVLSYERTDEGDLSTTLEASIPEGVDGTKVTFEQGDATDLPAGIGSFDVLLAANLIDRLEDPRRFLDSLPDLLNPGGQLVITSPYTWLEEYTPKSNWLGGFERDGSVVRTLEGLESALESHFVKVKAVDLPFLIREHARKFQWSVAQGTIWVRK, from the coding sequence ATGTCTCAAACGCCTTTCTACGAGACGGATAAAGCCGTCGCTGAATATTTGCTTTTTCACTATGGGTCTTCGGAAGAGATCTTGCCGTATCCTGGTGGGCCTACGAATGCCTTACATTATCCTGTGCGTTGCATCGTGGAGTGTTTTGATTCGGCCTTGCTGCCTTCCAATGCACGGGGGTTGGATCTGGGTTGTGCGGTTGGGCGATCGAGTTTTGAAATGGCTCGCATTTGTGGCTCGGTCTTGGGGATTGATTATTCGCATCGATTTATTGAGGCGGCTGACCGCTTAAAAAATGATGGCGTTTTGAGCTATGAGCGGACGGACGAAGGTGATTTAAGCACCACCTTGGAAGCATCGATCCCGGAGGGGGTGGATGGGACGAAAGTTACCTTTGAACAAGGTGATGCCACAGATTTGCCAGCAGGCATTGGAAGCTTCGATGTGCTGTTGGCTGCAAATCTCATTGATCGATTGGAGGATCCTAGACGCTTTCTGGATTCCCTGCCCGATTTGCTCAATCCAGGTGGACAGTTGGTTATCACATCTCCCTACACTTGGCTGGAGGAATATACGCCAAAGTCCAACTGGTTAGGAGGATTTGAACGTGACGGATCCGTCGTACGAACCCTCGAGGGATTGGAATCCGCTTTGGAATCTCATTTTGTGAAGGTTAAGGCTGTCGACCTTCCATTCCTGATTCGCGAACACGCGCGAAAGTTTCAGTGGAGCGTGGCTCAAGGGACGATCTGGGTTAGGAAGTAG
- a CDS encoding cytidylate kinase-like family protein yields the protein MSAPQSTLNRCHSFVVCHLNDEQKSDRPFKVQMPFITISRQTGAGARTLGQRLQRLLDADMPLVENQWTLFDRDLVQTAMREHGLPERFARYLPEAHVSEIGSLISELLGLHPPIWELNQDVFETLIHLANLGGVILVGRGSMS from the coding sequence ATGAGTGCACCACAATCTACTTTAAACAGGTGTCATTCCTTTGTCGTTTGTCATCTGAACGATGAACAGAAATCGGATCGGCCTTTCAAAGTTCAAATGCCGTTTATAACCATCTCGCGGCAAACAGGAGCCGGCGCTCGAACTCTTGGGCAACGACTGCAAAGGCTCTTGGATGCCGATATGCCCTTGGTCGAAAACCAATGGACCTTGTTTGATCGAGATCTTGTGCAGACGGCTATGCGTGAGCATGGTCTGCCCGAGCGCTTCGCCCGATACCTGCCGGAAGCACATGTTTCCGAAATTGGTTCGTTGATCAGTGAGCTGCTGGGATTGCACCCGCCGATCTGGGAATTGAATCAGGATGTATTCGAAACCTTGATTCATTTAGCCAATCTTGGCGGAGTTATTCTTGTCGGCCGCGGATCAATGTCGTGA
- a CDS encoding Smr/MutS family protein, whose protein sequence is MEDADPVEYPIDGELDLHQFRPQDVKDLVTDYLELCQEKDILKVRVVHGRGIGTIKATVHALLPKLETVRDFHLADDRTGGWGATWVYLHPKS, encoded by the coding sequence ATGGAGGACGCGGATCCGGTCGAATACCCCATCGATGGTGAATTAGATCTTCATCAGTTCAGGCCTCAGGATGTGAAGGACCTGGTCACTGACTACTTGGAGCTCTGCCAGGAAAAAGATATCCTCAAGGTGCGTGTCGTCCACGGCCGCGGAATTGGTACCATCAAAGCGACTGTTCATGCACTGCTCCCGAAATTGGAAACGGTTCGCGATTTTCATTTGGCCGATGATCGAACTGGAGGTTGGGGAGCGACTTGGGTGTATCTGCATCCGAAATCGTGA